In the genome of Pelodiscus sinensis isolate JC-2024 chromosome 3, ASM4963464v1, whole genome shotgun sequence, one region contains:
- the SNX5 gene encoding sorting nexin-5, with protein MAAGPEEAEEKRKMRAVSVDLNIDPSLQIDIPDALSEKDKVKFTVHTKTTLPTFQSPEFSVTRQHEDFVWLHDTLTETEEYAGLIIPPAPAKPDFDGPREKMQKLGEGEVSMTKEEFAKMKQELEAEYLAVFKKTVSSHEVFLQRLSSHPVLSKDRNFHVFLEYDQDLSVRRKNTKEMFGGFLKSMVKSADEVLFSGVKEVDDFFEQEKTFLINYYNRIKDSCAKADKMTRSHKNVADDYIHTSACLSSLALEEPTVIKKYLLKVAELFEKLRKVENRVSSDEDLKLSELLRYYMLNIEAAKDLLYRRTRALVDFENSNKALDKARLKSKDVRLAEAHQQACCQKFEKLSESAKEELNNFKRKRIAAFRKNLIEMAELEIKHAKNNVSLLQSCMDLFKNN; from the exons atgagggctgtgtctgtggATCTGAATATTGATCCTTCCCTACAAATTGACATCCCAGATGCTCTGAGTGAAAAAGACAAAGTAAAGTTCACTGTACATACTAAG ACCACGCTGCCAACTTTTCAAAGCCCAGAGTTTTCAGTTACGAGGCAACATGAAGACTTTGTGTGGCTACATGATACGCTTACTGAAACTGAAGAGTATGCGGGACTTATT ATCCCTCCAGCACCTGCAAAGCCTGACTTCGATGGTCCCAGAGAGAAGATGCAGAAACTCGGGGAAGGAGAAGTGTCTATGACAAAAGAGGAATTTGCAAAGATGAAGCAAGAACTAGAAGC GGAATACCTTGCTGTCTTTAAGAAGACCGTGTCCTCACATGAAGTTTTCCTTCAGCGACTTTCTTCTCATCCTGTGCTCAGCAAAGATCGCAACTTCCACGTTTTCCTAGAGTATGACCAGGAT CTAAGTGTTCGGAGAAAAAATACAAAAGAGATGTTTggtggctttttaaaaagcatggtGAAGAGTGCTGATGAAGTCCTCTTTTCTGGAGTTAAG GAGGTAGATGACTTCTTTGAGCAAGAGAAGACCTTTCTCATAAACTACTACAACAGGATCAAGGATTCATGTGCAAAAGCAGATAAGATGACAAGATCACATAAAA ATGTTGCAGATGACTACATCCACACATCAGCTTGCTTGAGCAGCCTGGCTTTAGAAGAGCCCACAGTTATTAAAAA GTACTTGTTGAAAGTTGCAGAGCTCTTTGAAAAACTCAGG AAGGTAGAGAATCGGGTTTCATCTGACGAAGACTTAAAGCTGTCGGAATTGTTAAGATACTACATGCTCAACATCGAAGCTGCAAAG gaTCTTCTGTACAGACGTACCCGGGCCCTTGTGGACTTTGAAAATTCAAACAAAGCCCTGGACAAAGCTAGACTGAAAAGCAAAGATGTCCGACTGGCAGAGGCACATCAACAAGCCTGCTGCCAGAAGTTTGAAAAGCTTTCTGAGTCAGCAAAAGAAG AACTGAACAACTTCAAACGGAAGAGAATAGCAGCCTTTCGGAAAAATCTAATTGAAATGGCTGAACTGGAAATCAAGCATGCGAAG AACAATGTCTCTCTCCTGCAAAGCTGCATGGACTTGTTCAAGAACAACTAA